Proteins from a genomic interval of Lolium perenne isolate Kyuss_39 chromosome 1, Kyuss_2.0, whole genome shotgun sequence:
- the LOC127327620 gene encoding uncharacterized protein, translating to MSTIVETAPAAAPVSTPVTTTTTTTAEEAPIAPGVGRRGWVRRLLPREYVPARISRRCKSGSASGSPSSSSSSYKRLASMLSWSKTGATAAAAATAAGGAARPPPSSYRRLASSLSRSFKWKRLPGLPSLGLRAGSASALLDEVTFRVMYVVEAVVLGLALSCFFLCCGCHI from the coding sequence ATGTCCACCATCGTCGAGACGGCTCCCGCGGCGGCGCCCGTGTCCACCCccgtgacgacgacgacgacgacgacggcagaGGAGGCGCCGATCGCGCCTGGCGTGGGGCGGCGCGGGTGGGTGCGTCGGCTCCTGCCGCGGGAGTACGTGCCGGCACGGATCAGCCGGCGGTGCAAGTCTGGCTCCGCCTCTGGgtcgccgtcctcgtcctcgtcctcctacAAGAGGCTGGCATCGATGCTGTCGTGGTCGAAGACGGGCGCAACAGCTGCCGCAGCCGCGACGGCCGCCGGGGGCGCCGCCAGGCCGCCGCCCTCCTCCTACAGGAGGCTGGCGTCGTCGCTGTCGCGGTCGTTCAAGTGGAAGCGGCTGCCGGGGCTCCCGTCCCTCGGCCTGCGCGCCGGCTCGGCGTCGGCGCTGCTCGACGAGGTGACGTTCCGGGTGATGTACGTCGTCGAGGCCGTCGTGCTCGGCCTCGCGCTCTCCTGCTTCTTCCTCTGCTGCGGATGCCACATCTAG